A section of the Devosia rhizoryzae genome encodes:
- a CDS encoding BMP family lipoprotein — MTISKLTKAIAGGVALSAVLAGAAFADPAVIYDGGGKFDASFNEAAYNGATQWKTETGGNFGELEISSDAQREQFLRQFAERGYSPIVTPGFNFVTALQTVAPEFPDTHFVILDAVVDLPNVRSVLFKEQEGSYLVGMLAAMKSESGTIGVVPAFNLDLLEAFACGYKQGAVAVNPDINVLETYIGTGFDAFNDRPRAVEVAQSQLDQGADVVYQVAGGAGAGVLQAAADAGKFSIGVDSNQNHLYPGSVLTSMVKRVDVATYNAFMDEQNGSWSAGTIVLGLAEDGVDAAFDDNNASLITDEMKTAVEAAKAQIIAGELEVHDYRTDQACPV, encoded by the coding sequence ATGACAATTTCCAAACTTACCAAGGCCATCGCTGGCGGCGTGGCGCTGAGCGCGGTTCTTGCCGGCGCTGCCTTCGCCGATCCGGCCGTGATCTATGATGGCGGCGGCAAGTTCGACGCGTCCTTCAACGAAGCTGCGTACAACGGCGCGACCCAGTGGAAGACCGAGACCGGCGGCAATTTCGGCGAACTCGAAATTTCGAGCGACGCCCAGCGCGAGCAGTTCCTGCGCCAGTTCGCCGAGCGCGGCTACTCCCCCATCGTCACCCCGGGCTTTAACTTCGTGACCGCGCTCCAAACCGTGGCCCCCGAATTCCCCGACACGCACTTCGTCATCCTCGACGCCGTCGTCGATCTGCCCAACGTGCGCTCGGTTCTGTTCAAGGAACAGGAAGGCTCCTACCTCGTCGGCATGCTTGCCGCCATGAAGTCCGAAAGCGGCACCATCGGCGTCGTCCCGGCCTTCAACCTCGATCTGCTCGAAGCCTTTGCCTGCGGCTACAAGCAGGGCGCCGTCGCGGTGAACCCCGACATCAACGTCCTCGAAACCTATATCGGCACCGGTTTTGACGCCTTCAACGATCGTCCGCGCGCCGTTGAAGTTGCCCAGTCTCAGCTCGATCAGGGCGCCGACGTTGTTTACCAGGTTGCCGGCGGTGCCGGTGCAGGCGTGCTGCAGGCCGCAGCCGACGCCGGCAAGTTCTCGATCGGCGTCGACAGCAACCAGAACCACCTCTATCCCGGCTCGGTCCTGACCTCGATGGTCAAGCGCGTCGACGTCGCCACCTACAACGCCTTCATGGACGAGCAGAACGGTTCCTGGTCTGCCGGCACCATCGTTCTCGGCCTCGCCGAAGATGGCGTCGATGCCGCTTTCGACGACAACAACGCCTCGCTCATCACCGACGAGATGAAGACCGCCGTTGAAGCTGCCAAGGCACAGATCATTGCCGGCGAGCTCGAAGTTCACGACTACCGCACCGATCAGGCCTGCCCGGTCTGA
- a CDS encoding CoxG family protein codes for MDFGGRYRIAASREAVWSALNNPEVLKAAIPGCSHIAWSGPDTLDLAITVNLGMVKPTFKGELALANVVPAQSYTLSGRGKGGLMGMAEGAANITLADDGEATLLAFTAEGGASGQVMKLGKAIVGNSAQRIIDGFFERFATAMGAEIEPLGTP; via the coding sequence ATGGATTTTGGTGGACGCTATCGCATCGCCGCCAGCCGCGAGGCCGTCTGGTCAGCCCTCAACAATCCCGAGGTCCTCAAAGCCGCCATTCCCGGCTGCAGCCACATCGCCTGGTCTGGTCCCGATACCCTCGACCTCGCGATCACCGTCAATCTGGGCATGGTCAAGCCGACCTTCAAAGGCGAGCTGGCCCTTGCCAATGTCGTCCCTGCGCAAAGCTATACGCTGTCCGGCCGCGGCAAGGGCGGGCTCATGGGCATGGCGGAAGGCGCCGCCAACATCACCCTCGCCGATGACGGTGAAGCGACGCTTCTGGCCTTCACCGCCGAAGGCGGCGCTTCCGGCCAGGTCATGAAGCTCGGCAAGGCCATCGTCGGCAATTCCGCCCAGCGCATCATCGATGGCTTCTTCGAGCGCTTTGCCACCGCCATGGGTGCCGAGATCGAACCGCTGGGCACGCCTTAA
- a CDS encoding cell surface protein, with translation MTDQATTTANTATQTTTALSERPLQYLDKAVGAIRELGIWPETQGEQPIIGLLEQITELDETRVILIGRTLSQASAFNEVVREQVAAMKIGERYEDITKGFDSIRDDAKMLVDQLQDNKLDFGERVQNVWMKVSRGDIATRFNSIRDTYLAVNRDTKDQIEREHTILEAYRDFRGALKQAEVMALEVLATAEKHLEDKKNVLQGSANELAAYTGTVPADRARLEMARDERLREMQNEEKRYQIAKDLADNLTISYNTSEVVMARLMQTTNAKERVYQQSISFFSTNETVLTALSASFTGMFGLHESTATLNAMKEGMSKSLETLSEIGDRVQEEAVRAGYGPTVRADAVKKLVDSVVNFQEKSRTIINEMRVASTKNSAEIRDAVEDGKRRLATLAAEGNALLLETRS, from the coding sequence ATGACCGACCAAGCCACCACCACCGCAAACACCGCCACCCAGACCACAACGGCGCTGAGCGAGCGGCCATTGCAGTATCTGGACAAGGCGGTGGGGGCGATCCGCGAGCTTGGCATCTGGCCGGAAACGCAGGGCGAGCAGCCGATTATCGGGCTTCTGGAGCAGATTACCGAGCTCGATGAAACGCGCGTCATCCTGATCGGCCGCACGCTGAGCCAGGCTTCGGCTTTCAACGAAGTGGTGCGCGAGCAGGTCGCGGCGATGAAGATCGGTGAGCGCTACGAGGACATTACCAAGGGTTTCGATTCGATCCGCGACGACGCCAAGATGCTGGTGGACCAGTTGCAGGACAACAAGCTCGACTTCGGCGAGCGGGTGCAGAATGTCTGGATGAAGGTCAGCCGTGGCGATATCGCGACACGCTTCAACTCGATCCGCGACACTTATCTCGCGGTCAACCGGGACACCAAGGACCAAATCGAGCGCGAACACACGATCCTCGAGGCCTATCGCGATTTCCGCGGCGCACTGAAGCAGGCCGAAGTGATGGCGCTCGAAGTGCTGGCGACGGCTGAAAAGCATCTCGAAGACAAGAAGAACGTCCTTCAGGGATCAGCGAACGAACTCGCAGCCTATACGGGCACCGTTCCAGCGGATCGGGCGCGTCTCGAAATGGCGCGCGACGAGCGGTTGCGCGAGATGCAGAACGAGGAAAAGCGCTACCAGATCGCCAAGGATCTCGCCGACAACCTCACTATTTCCTACAATACGTCGGAAGTGGTGATGGCGCGTCTGATGCAGACCACCAATGCCAAGGAGCGCGTCTACCAGCAGTCGATCTCGTTCTTCTCGACAAATGAAACCGTGCTGACGGCGCTTTCCGCATCGTTTACCGGCATGTTCGGCCTGCATGAATCCACCGCTACACTCAATGCCATGAAGGAGGGCATGAGCAAGTCGCTCGAAACGCTTTCCGAGATCGGCGACCGGGTTCAGGAAGAAGCGGTGCGGGCTGGCTATGGCCCAACGGTGCGCGCCGATGCGGTCAAGAAGCTGGTCGATAGCGTCGTCAACTTCCAGGAAAAAAGCCGCACCATCATCAACGAGATGCGTGTCGCCTCGACCAAGAACTCGGCCGAAATCCGCGATGCCGTGGAAGACGGCAAGCGGCGCCTCGCAACGCTTGCGGCGGAGGGCAATGCCCTTCTGCTTGAAACCCGCAGCTAA
- a CDS encoding DUF6384 family protein: protein MSTVTAKSAAPLDEVMLAMDVVDTLRHRQDLVTRELDGAAREKQLIERLRSVYHQQGIEVPDHILKEGVAALAEARFSYDPPAPGFGKTLARLYVSRKQWGVPFLAIAGMLLVIGFGFFGVWQPLARGQAEQARIELSEGLPAQIDALYQTIFEETKVQQAVAQADALVERGKAFAAEGNRSGAEGIVAQLTELRDLLRQQYTLRVVGDLNGLSGFWRTPANNTDATNFYLVVEALDSNGNPVKLPVLNEETNRTDTVSTWGVRVPPEVYDSVAADKRDDGIIQANVVARKSDGFLEPEYLMPVSGGAVTEWENP from the coding sequence ATGAGCACCGTGACGGCGAAATCCGCAGCACCCCTCGATGAAGTCATGCTGGCGATGGACGTGGTCGATACGCTCCGTCACCGGCAGGACCTGGTGACGCGCGAACTCGACGGCGCGGCGCGCGAAAAGCAGCTGATCGAACGGTTGCGTTCGGTCTATCACCAGCAAGGCATCGAAGTGCCGGACCACATCCTCAAGGAGGGTGTGGCGGCGCTTGCCGAGGCGCGGTTCAGCTACGATCCCCCCGCCCCGGGCTTCGGGAAGACGCTGGCGCGGCTTTATGTGAGCCGCAAGCAATGGGGCGTGCCGTTTCTCGCCATTGCCGGCATGCTTCTGGTCATCGGCTTTGGATTCTTCGGCGTCTGGCAGCCCCTGGCGCGGGGACAGGCGGAGCAGGCGCGCATCGAGCTCAGCGAAGGCCTGCCAGCGCAGATCGATGCGCTCTACCAGACCATTTTCGAGGAAACCAAGGTACAGCAGGCGGTGGCGCAAGCGGACGCTTTGGTGGAGCGCGGCAAGGCTTTCGCCGCCGAGGGCAATCGCAGCGGCGCGGAGGGGATCGTGGCGCAGCTGACTGAACTGCGCGACCTTTTGCGGCAACAATATACGCTTCGAGTGGTAGGCGACCTCAACGGACTTTCCGGTTTCTGGCGCACGCCCGCCAACAATACCGATGCAACGAATTTCTACCTTGTGGTGGAAGCGCTGGATTCCAATGGCAACCCGGTGAAGCTTCCGGTGCTCAACGAGGAAACCAACCGGACCGACACGGTGTCGACCTGGGGCGTGCGCGTGCCGCCCGAGGTTTATGACAGCGTGGCGGCCGACAAGCGCGACGACGGGATCATTCAGGCCAATGTCGTTGCCCGGAAGTCCGACGGGTTCCTGGAGCCGGAATATCTGATGCCAGTATCCGGCGGCGCCGTGACGGAATGGGAAAACCCATGA
- a CDS encoding coiled-coil domain-containing protein gives MSIRGPQALASLEEAMRDIRREEDEISRRVSRSAERVTKIKESEAELFRQLAQLRLDPAVQSQLDGQISSAEMRAREMLKTHGRDVSKAEEAISDLDRKRAALVERRSAALALLEDRRASLQALTASLTAQLQVDPQFQAKRAEAEELDRIAEQSMRKTEQVEADREAKGKPYRDDPLFMYLWDAGYGTSAYKASNLTRYFDGLVASLVGYHRARPNYAMLNEIPLRLREHAEQQEANVQAAEAELAALEVGAVDRAGGKPLREAIAVTEGEIAKLDAEIVACEDQRDQAAAALRALAEGRDPAFESAAAELAAALGREDIKTLLAEARRTRTGQDDTIVAQIDDARTRLREEEAESRDQRERLKVLAARRRELEDIQWEFKKQRFDDPQSSFGEDRLVGDLLNDFLRGGISAASYWDQWRKSQNWAPGNEWGAGYQRTRQPRSNSPWGPSNGGGMSWPDSSFGGGGNSKPRGGGFGGGWGGGAGGGFSRPRTGSMGGGGKKGGGGFKTGGGF, from the coding sequence ATGAGCATTCGCGGACCGCAGGCGCTGGCAAGCCTTGAAGAGGCGATGCGCGATATCCGTCGCGAGGAGGACGAGATCTCGCGCCGTGTGTCCCGTTCGGCCGAGCGCGTCACCAAGATCAAGGAAAGCGAAGCCGAGCTGTTTCGCCAATTGGCGCAGCTGCGGCTCGATCCTGCGGTGCAGTCGCAACTGGACGGGCAAATCTCAAGCGCCGAGATGCGCGCGCGGGAAATGCTCAAGACCCACGGGCGCGATGTCAGCAAGGCCGAAGAAGCGATCAGCGATCTCGATCGCAAGCGCGCGGCGCTGGTTGAACGCCGGAGCGCGGCGCTGGCGCTGCTGGAAGACCGGCGCGCCTCGCTCCAGGCACTGACGGCGTCGCTAACGGCGCAGTTGCAGGTCGACCCCCAGTTCCAGGCCAAGCGGGCGGAGGCCGAAGAGCTCGATCGCATCGCCGAACAATCGATGCGCAAGACCGAGCAGGTGGAGGCCGACCGCGAAGCCAAGGGCAAGCCTTATCGCGACGACCCGCTGTTCATGTATCTTTGGGACGCCGGCTATGGCACGTCGGCCTACAAGGCGAGCAATCTCACGCGCTATTTCGACGGGCTCGTGGCCAGCCTTGTCGGCTATCACAGGGCCCGTCCGAACTATGCCATGCTCAACGAAATCCCGCTGCGCCTGCGCGAGCATGCCGAGCAGCAGGAAGCCAATGTGCAGGCCGCCGAGGCCGAATTGGCGGCCCTAGAAGTGGGGGCGGTGGATCGTGCCGGCGGCAAGCCGCTGCGCGAGGCCATTGCGGTGACCGAAGGCGAAATCGCCAAGCTCGATGCCGAGATCGTCGCTTGCGAAGACCAGCGTGATCAGGCAGCGGCCGCTTTGCGCGCCTTGGCCGAGGGGCGCGACCCTGCCTTCGAAAGCGCCGCGGCGGAACTTGCGGCGGCGCTTGGGCGCGAGGACATCAAGACGCTTCTTGCCGAAGCGCGGCGGACGCGGACTGGGCAGGATGACACGATTGTCGCCCAGATCGACGATGCCCGCACGCGGCTGCGCGAGGAAGAAGCGGAAAGCCGCGATCAACGCGAGCGTCTCAAGGTGCTCGCGGCGCGGCGGCGCGAGCTCGAAGACATCCAGTGGGAATTCAAGAAGCAGCGCTTCGACGATCCGCAATCAAGCTTTGGGGAAGACCGGCTGGTGGGCGACCTGCTCAACGATTTCCTGCGTGGCGGCATTTCGGCGGCCAGCTACTGGGATCAGTGGCGCAAGAGCCAGAACTGGGCGCCGGGCAATGAATGGGGCGCCGGGTATCAGCGGACGCGGCAGCCGCGCAGCAACAGCCCGTGGGGCCCATCCAACGGTGGCGGCATGAGCTGGCCCGACAGCAGCTTTGGCGGCGGCGGCAACAGCAAGCCCCGCGGCGGTGGATTCGGTGGCGGCTGGGGCGGCGGTGCCGGTGGTGGCTTTTCCCGTCCGCGTACCGGGTCGATGGGCGGTGGCGGCAAGAAGGGCGGCGGCGGGTTCAAGACCGGCGGCGGGTTCTAG
- a CDS encoding VOC family protein has translation MKPSISIITIGVDDLERAFAFYRALFDIADDQIGAGEDHVAFFFDDDFSFVLFPRDQIAATAGKPESLEGTPGFVLSHRAESPEEVDTILSRVLVAGGAIITPGTESEWGYSAYFEDSEGNVWELMATSR, from the coding sequence ATGAAGCCATCCATCTCGATCATCACCATCGGCGTCGACGACCTCGAACGCGCCTTCGCCTTCTACCGCGCCTTGTTCGACATCGCCGATGACCAGATCGGCGCCGGTGAAGACCACGTCGCCTTCTTTTTCGACGACGACTTTTCCTTCGTGCTGTTCCCGCGCGACCAGATCGCGGCGACCGCAGGCAAGCCGGAAAGCCTCGAAGGCACGCCCGGCTTCGTCCTCAGCCACCGCGCCGAAAGCCCCGAGGAAGTCGACACCATCCTCTCCCGCGTCCTCGTCGCCGGCGGCGCCATCATCACGCCGGGCACCGAGTCCGAATGGGGCTATTCGGCCTACTTCGAGGATAGCGAAGGCAATGTCTGGGAATTGATGGCGACCAGTCGGTAG
- a CDS encoding response regulator produces MTRRRIIIVDDHPLFRAALRQTLAGGDATVSVEEAGDLESLSAALDADRDCDLVLLDLNMPGVRGFSGLLLLRAQYPDIPVMIISAVEDNTVVRRAFELGAAGYLHKSVGPTEIRRAIETVLSGEVFVPTGTTLGGEDEQSGLMKRLATLTPQQVRVLMMLSDGLMNKQIAYELTISEATVKAHVSAILQKLDVDSRTQAVIAAARIEEGQFEALFSTGAEKA; encoded by the coding sequence ATGACCCGCCGCCGCATCATCATCGTCGATGACCATCCCCTGTTCCGCGCCGCGCTGCGCCAGACCCTTGCCGGCGGCGACGCCACCGTCAGCGTCGAGGAAGCGGGCGATCTCGAAAGCCTCAGTGCCGCGCTCGACGCCGACCGCGATTGCGACCTGGTGCTGCTCGATCTCAACATGCCGGGCGTCCGCGGATTTTCCGGGCTTTTGCTGCTGCGCGCGCAATATCCCGACATCCCGGTGATGATCATTTCGGCGGTCGAGGACAATACGGTCGTGCGCCGCGCCTTCGAGCTTGGCGCTGCCGGGTATTTGCACAAGTCCGTCGGCCCCACCGAAATCCGCCGCGCCATCGAAACCGTCCTGTCGGGCGAGGTTTTCGTCCCCACCGGCACGACGCTGGGCGGCGAGGATGAACAATCGGGCCTGATGAAGCGCCTTGCGACCCTGACGCCGCAACAGGTTCGCGTCTTGATGATGCTGAGCGATGGCCTGATGAACAAGCAGATCGCCTATGAGCTCACTATTTCGGAAGCCACCGTCAAGGCGCACGTCTCGGCGATCCTGCAAAAGCTTGATGTCGATAGCCGCACCCAGGCGGTGATCGCTGCTGCGCGCATCGAGGAAGGCCAGTTCGAGGCTCTGTTCTCCACCGGTGCAGAAAAGGCCTGA
- a CDS encoding peptidoglycan-binding protein: MPRAYPQSETAGLSRDPAAGEWQALRGELVALLDKVESRYAPAEAEVPEPAVSALSRRMQHLRDQVEAPEPTLRRREALRTVKRAVDRFSERDDDEAPAVDDLTSAIAEIRSRQGAPGQPAPMPMRRGSDGGEIRELNGLVTGMTQRLERLEGELKSQRSNAGSVREVASQVEQLTQVVELLAGAIGETGQVKRLEGQIAALSVMIEQAPKTDLSAINQRLDDVSATVGKLAELQAQQMEREIGREQRATPEIAKMAPAMESIEASVRSVYDRIDAIERNVAMSSADFERLTGEMAAFTQAMKDNTAAPKALIGLVETMADRIEAIEGNAEVQALKGEIAGLRAAVLQGIEPRFVRLENQIEALSDRIVPVDTSVVENQLTALMARMDDAGAQLDGLARLYNSGDDRPDFESLATMVAERTSEAVARKATAPVAMFGADSLKSIEDRITGLIKSAGKTPDYESLADLVAARTSEAVARSVPATPDTNGNIDALEKRMTSLLNTAGKDTAERLTRLEAMLAERNEAPAPVPVRAKAPAPELKDDPFEAVTQPRQGGTEKLDSILQTLSKGPSDAMPVNPADEHPLVDRGPKPMAQAPSRAPAPRAPAASPAKEVAVPVIDPESVQRPPRPQSSFAEPDNNPFSEPPRAPAPTPEAAAGPTSTSTFVAAARRAQRAKQEDVKPAPGSTSLIGRALARVRQNKIDKVEKTEEVSLDAMPVAPVAKPAEKPKKEKPVRAKREPKAAAAPVADMRMPMPQVAQESFLTKHRRPLLLAATLVAVSLLALNLVLQRMDTVDPVPAPEAAAAPEEAPVGDVSTIAPPRVIDMVDPTATGSINPGAPMTFSKPASAKITAPITPALLPDETPVAIAPASLGAAPALPDLTPVDPPADVAAVAEPFDLPAEGVGPLELREAAAKGNAKAQFEVAAIYGEGRAVEKDLEESAKWYERSAAQGFVPAQYRLGNLYELGSGVEKDLEEAKLWYQRSAEAGNRMAMHNLAALHAGGQMGEQEFEVASEWFARAAALGMTDSQFNLGMLYARGLGVEQDFEQSYKWFSLAALSGDKDATQARDDIAKSLTAEAVSRINDEVKAWKIEPVDFAANFAPIGTWTDSFAPGDAIGSREVVSKVQQALNKLGFDLGTPDGVAGPKTRDAISAFERSTGMSESGAVNPRLLAVLGSQPV; this comes from the coding sequence ATGCCCCGCGCTTACCCTCAATCGGAAACTGCCGGCCTTTCCCGTGATCCGGCTGCGGGCGAGTGGCAAGCCTTGCGCGGCGAACTGGTCGCCCTGCTCGACAAGGTTGAAAGCCGCTATGCGCCGGCAGAAGCCGAAGTGCCCGAGCCGGCGGTCAGCGCCCTGTCGCGTCGCATGCAGCATCTGCGCGACCAGGTGGAAGCGCCCGAACCGACGCTGCGCCGCCGCGAGGCGCTGCGCACCGTCAAGCGCGCGGTCGACCGCTTCAGCGAGCGCGATGACGACGAAGCGCCCGCGGTGGATGACCTTACCTCTGCCATTGCCGAAATTCGCAGCCGCCAGGGCGCGCCAGGACAGCCGGCACCGATGCCGATGCGGCGCGGCTCTGATGGCGGGGAAATCCGCGAACTCAATGGCCTCGTCACCGGCATGACGCAGCGGCTGGAGCGCCTCGAGGGCGAGCTCAAGTCGCAGCGCAGCAATGCCGGCAGCGTGCGCGAGGTCGCAAGCCAGGTCGAGCAGCTGACGCAGGTCGTGGAACTCCTGGCTGGCGCCATCGGCGAGACCGGACAGGTCAAGCGCCTCGAAGGGCAGATCGCGGCGCTCAGCGTCATGATCGAACAGGCGCCCAAGACCGACCTTTCGGCCATCAACCAGCGGCTCGACGATGTGTCGGCGACCGTGGGCAAGCTTGCCGAGCTGCAGGCGCAGCAGATGGAGCGCGAAATCGGCCGCGAACAGCGCGCCACGCCCGAGATCGCCAAGATGGCCCCGGCCATGGAAAGCATCGAGGCGAGCGTGCGGTCGGTCTACGACCGGATCGATGCGATCGAGCGCAATGTGGCAATGTCCTCGGCCGATTTCGAACGGCTAACCGGCGAAATGGCCGCTTTCACCCAGGCGATGAAGGACAATACCGCAGCGCCCAAGGCGCTGATCGGCCTTGTGGAAACCATGGCCGACCGTATCGAGGCCATCGAAGGCAATGCCGAGGTGCAGGCGCTCAAGGGCGAGATCGCCGGGCTGCGCGCCGCGGTGCTGCAGGGGATCGAACCGCGCTTCGTGCGGCTGGAAAACCAGATCGAGGCGCTGAGCGACCGCATCGTGCCCGTGGATACCAGCGTGGTCGAGAACCAGCTGACGGCGCTTATGGCGCGGATGGACGATGCCGGTGCACAACTCGATGGGCTCGCACGGCTTTATAATTCAGGCGACGACCGGCCGGATTTCGAGTCGCTGGCCACGATGGTTGCGGAGCGCACCAGCGAAGCTGTGGCGCGCAAGGCGACCGCCCCGGTCGCCATGTTCGGCGCCGACAGCCTCAAGAGCATCGAAGACCGCATCACCGGTTTGATCAAATCGGCCGGCAAGACGCCGGACTATGAGAGCCTCGCGGACCTCGTGGCGGCCCGGACCTCCGAAGCGGTGGCGCGGTCGGTGCCGGCGACGCCGGACACAAACGGCAATATCGATGCGCTCGAAAAGCGCATGACCTCGCTGCTCAACACTGCCGGCAAGGATACGGCGGAACGCTTGACGCGGCTCGAGGCCATGCTGGCCGAGCGCAACGAGGCGCCTGCGCCGGTTCCGGTGCGCGCCAAGGCCCCGGCGCCAGAGCTCAAGGACGATCCGTTCGAGGCGGTCACGCAGCCGCGCCAGGGCGGTACCGAAAAGCTCGACTCCATCCTCCAGACCCTGAGCAAGGGTCCGAGCGACGCCATGCCGGTCAATCCGGCCGATGAACATCCGCTGGTGGATCGCGGGCCCAAGCCGATGGCTCAGGCTCCGAGCCGTGCACCGGCGCCGCGTGCGCCTGCGGCCTCGCCGGCGAAAGAAGTTGCGGTCCCGGTGATCGATCCCGAAAGCGTGCAGCGTCCGCCGCGCCCCCAGTCGAGTTTTGCCGAGCCGGACAACAATCCCTTCTCCGAGCCGCCCCGTGCGCCGGCGCCAACGCCGGAAGCAGCCGCAGGCCCGACCAGCACCAGCACCTTCGTCGCCGCGGCCCGCCGCGCGCAGCGCGCCAAGCAGGAAGACGTCAAACCTGCTCCCGGCAGCACCTCGCTGATCGGGCGGGCGCTGGCCCGCGTGCGCCAGAACAAGATCGACAAGGTTGAGAAGACCGAAGAGGTGTCGCTCGACGCCATGCCGGTGGCGCCGGTCGCCAAGCCGGCGGAAAAGCCGAAAAAGGAAAAGCCGGTCCGCGCCAAGCGCGAGCCGAAGGCTGCGGCAGCACCGGTTGCCGACATGCGCATGCCGATGCCGCAGGTGGCGCAGGAAAGCTTCCTCACCAAGCATCGCCGTCCACTGCTATTGGCGGCAACGCTGGTCGCGGTGTCGCTCCTGGCGCTGAACCTTGTGTTGCAGCGCATGGACACCGTCGACCCGGTGCCTGCGCCGGAAGCCGCTGCCGCTCCGGAAGAAGCGCCGGTGGGTGATGTTTCGACGATCGCTCCGCCGCGCGTCATCGACATGGTCGATCCGACCGCTACCGGATCGATCAATCCGGGCGCGCCGATGACGTTCAGCAAGCCCGCCAGCGCCAAGATCACGGCGCCGATTACCCCTGCCCTGCTGCCGGACGAGACCCCGGTCGCGATCGCACCGGCTAGCCTTGGTGCAGCGCCTGCTCTGCCTGATCTCACCCCCGTCGACCCGCCAGCCGACGTTGCGGCCGTGGCCGAGCCGTTCGACTTGCCGGCTGAAGGCGTGGGCCCGCTGGAACTGCGCGAAGCGGCTGCCAAGGGCAACGCCAAGGCGCAGTTTGAAGTCGCGGCAATCTATGGCGAAGGCCGCGCCGTTGAAAAGGACCTCGAGGAATCCGCCAAGTGGTATGAGCGCTCGGCTGCACAAGGCTTTGTGCCGGCGCAATACCGTCTGGGCAATCTCTATGAGCTCGGCAGCGGCGTTGAAAAGGATCTCGAAGAGGCCAAGCTCTGGTACCAACGCAGCGCCGAAGCCGGCAATCGCATGGCCATGCACAACCTTGCCGCGCTCCATGCTGGCGGACAGATGGGCGAGCAGGAATTCGAGGTTGCCTCGGAATGGTTTGCCCGCGCCGCAGCCCTCGGCATGACCGACAGCCAATTCAACCTCGGCATGCTTTATGCCCGCGGCCTTGGCGTCGAGCAGGATTTCGAGCAGTCCTACAAGTGGTTCTCGCTGGCAGCGCTGAGCGGCGACAAGGACGCGACGCAAGCGCGCGACGATATTGCCAAGTCGCTCACTGCCGAAGCCGTTAGCCGCATCAATGACGAGGTCAAGGCCTGGAAGATCGAGCCGGTCGACTTTGCCGCCAACTTTGCGCCGATCGGCACATGGACCGACAGCTTCGCCCCGGGCGACGCGATCGGCAGCCGCGAAGTGGTCTCAAAGGTGCAGCAGGCGCTCAACAAGCTTGGCTTCGACCTCGGCACGCCCGATGGCGTGGCCGGTCCCAAGACGCGCGATGCGATCAGCGCGTTCGAGCGGAGCACCGGCATGAGCGAGAGCGGCGCCGTTAATCCGCGGTTGCTGGCGGTTCTGGGGAGCCAACCGGTCTGA
- a CDS encoding sulfite exporter TauE/SafE family protein gives MQIYLPIAELSVNLFFLVGIGGAVGFLSGLFGVGGGFLLTPLLIFSGVPTAVAVASVTGQVVAASTSGALSHYRRGGIDLHLAMYLVLSGVLGAFGGVAAFSLLQDAGQLDLVISLGFLILLGSVGVLMLQESVRALLKHRQGIVVRERLPNQHSWIHGLPWRVRFKKSRLYISVLPVLGIGLFIGFVGSLLGIGGGFIMVPALVYLLRVPGNVVIGTSLAQVVAMMSATTILHAVQSQSVDILLAFCLMVGGVAGAQFGAAAGKNLRGEQLRGLLALLILAVAIRFGLSLVLTPADPFSMAVTSVAR, from the coding sequence TTGCAGATCTATCTGCCGATCGCCGAGCTTTCCGTGAACCTCTTCTTTCTCGTGGGGATCGGAGGGGCGGTCGGTTTCCTGTCGGGCCTGTTCGGGGTCGGCGGCGGGTTCCTGTTGACGCCCTTGCTGATCTTTTCGGGCGTGCCGACCGCCGTGGCCGTGGCCTCGGTAACCGGACAGGTCGTGGCCGCCTCGACCTCGGGTGCCTTGAGCCATTACCGGCGCGGCGGCATCGATCTCCATCTCGCCATGTATCTCGTGCTCTCCGGCGTGCTTGGCGCTTTTGGCGGCGTGGCAGCGTTTTCGCTGCTGCAGGACGCCGGTCAGCTCGATCTTGTGATCTCGCTTGGCTTCCTGATCTTGCTGGGCTCGGTCGGCGTCCTGATGCTGCAGGAATCGGTGCGGGCTTTGCTCAAGCATCGGCAGGGCATTGTGGTGCGCGAGCGGCTGCCCAACCAGCATAGCTGGATCCATGGCCTGCCCTGGCGCGTGCGGTTCAAGAAGTCGCGGCTCTATATCAGCGTCTTGCCGGTGCTGGGGATTGGGCTCTTTATCGGCTTTGTCGGTTCGCTGTTGGGCATTGGCGGCGGCTTCATCATGGTGCCGGCGCTGGTTTACCTCTTGCGCGTGCCCGGCAATGTGGTGATCGGCACCTCGCTCGCGCAGGTCGTGGCCATGATGTCGGCCACGACAATCCTTCATGCCGTGCAAAGCCAAAGCGTCGATATTCTCCTTGCCTTCTGCCTCATGGTGGGTGGTGTCGCCGGGGCACAATTTGGTGCAGCGGCAGGCAAGAACCTGCGGGGCGAACAGTTGCGCGGGCTCCTCGCGCTCTTGATCCTTGCCGTCGCCATCCGCTTCGGCCTCTCGCTGGTGCTGACGCCTGCAGACCCGTTCAGCATGGCTGTGACGAGCGTGGCGCGATGA